The following are from one region of the Stanieria cyanosphaera PCC 7437 genome:
- a CDS encoding globin family protein has product MSIITKMIVNADAEIRYLTPGELEQINLFIKNSDRRLKLVKALTESRSYIVKQAANQLFQSRPYLVSTGGNAYGKEKTATCLRDMDYYLRLVSYSIAAGDGAPIQELGIVGVSQMYKSLGTPIDSVAESVRAMKKIATSILSGEDASEVGTYFDYLIAALQ; this is encoded by the coding sequence ATGAGTATTATTACAAAAATGATTGTCAATGCAGATGCTGAGATTCGCTATCTTACCCCTGGAGAATTGGAGCAAATCAATCTGTTTATCAAAAATAGCGATCGCCGTTTAAAACTTGTGAAAGCTTTAACAGAAAGCCGTAGTTACATTGTTAAACAAGCTGCCAATCAACTCTTTCAAAGCCGTCCATACCTTGTTTCTACTGGTGGCAATGCCTACGGCAAAGAGAAAACAGCTACTTGTCTACGAGATATGGATTATTATCTGCGCTTAGTTTCCTACAGTATTGCTGCTGGAGATGGTGCGCCAATTCAAGAGCTTGGGATTGTTGGTGTCAGTCAAATGTACAAATCTCTTGGCACTCCCATTGACTCCGTTGCCGAAAGTGTCCGTGCCATGAAGAAGATCGCTACCTCAATTTTGTCTGGAGAAGATGCTAGTGAAGTTGGTACTTACTTCGACTACCTCATTGCTGCTCTTCAATAG
- a CDS encoding DUF3134 family protein: MNKQYTYPALQEEPIGEPASIIAPREDESIFRWIQSTGRFKPYQSDKYHDDKATDEFEDLLSQEEELDLELDEESL; the protein is encoded by the coding sequence ATGAATAAGCAATACACATACCCTGCACTTCAAGAAGAACCGATAGGTGAACCAGCCTCGATTATTGCTCCCAGAGAAGATGAATCTATTTTTAGATGGATACAAAGTACTGGTCGATTCAAACCCTATCAATCTGATAAGTACCACGATGATAAGGCAACAGATGAATTTGAAGATCTTCTAAGTCAAGAAGAGGAATTAGATTTAGAACTCGATGAAGAATCGCTATAG
- a CDS encoding ABC transporter ATP-binding protein, with product MIEVEHLSKIYGSTTAIEDVHFSVSAGEIIGFLGPNGAGKTTTMRILAGYIPASSGTAKIAGYDVHQQSMEVRKRIGYLPENPPLYLDLTVESFLHFVAKIKGISAGERSQKVQNAIARCQLKDKSRTIIRKLSKGYRQRVGIAQAIVHEPPVIILDEPTVGLDPRQIIEVRHLIKSLAGEHTIILSTHILPEVSMTCDRVTIINRGKVVTSDTPINLMEQLQGNSGYEVEVEGNLDSILPLLSQITGVSQVKVIQSEIVKPNRNVLQIVCRANSEPGKEIAATIVNQGLGLYQMRYTRPSLEDVFLELTTEDLMVASDEENTTMNN from the coding sequence ATGATTGAAGTTGAACATCTGAGTAAAATCTATGGTTCTACAACTGCAATTGAGGACGTTCATTTCTCAGTATCAGCAGGAGAAATCATCGGCTTTTTAGGTCCTAATGGTGCAGGAAAAACCACCACTATGAGAATTTTAGCAGGGTACATACCTGCCAGTAGCGGTACAGCCAAAATTGCTGGTTATGACGTTCATCAACAATCAATGGAGGTAAGAAAAAGGATTGGTTATTTACCTGAAAATCCACCGTTGTATTTAGATTTGACAGTAGAAAGTTTTTTACATTTTGTTGCCAAAATTAAAGGAATTTCGGCAGGAGAACGTTCTCAAAAAGTTCAAAATGCGATCGCTCGTTGTCAATTGAAGGATAAAAGTAGAACTATTATTCGCAAGTTATCTAAAGGATATCGTCAACGGGTAGGTATTGCTCAAGCGATCGTTCATGAACCACCTGTAATTATTTTAGATGAACCCACAGTAGGTTTAGATCCACGTCAGATTATTGAAGTGCGTCATTTAATTAAAAGTCTGGCAGGGGAACATACAATTATTCTTTCTACCCATATTCTCCCAGAAGTTAGTATGACTTGCGATCGCGTAACGATTATTAATCGCGGTAAGGTAGTAACTAGTGATACTCCAATCAATTTGATGGAACAGCTTCAAGGTAATTCTGGTTATGAAGTAGAAGTTGAAGGCAATCTCGACTCGATTTTACCTTTATTATCCCAGATAACTGGAGTTAGTCAAGTCAAAGTGATTCAATCAGAAATAGTTAAACCTAATCGTAATGTACTTCAGATTGTTTGTCGGGCCAATAGTGAACCTGGTAAAGAAATTGCAGCGACAATTGTTAATCAAGGATTAGGATTGTATCAAATGCGCTACACTCGTCCTTCTTTAGAAGATGTCTTTTTAGAATTAACTACTGAAGATTTAATGGTTGCTTCTGATGAAGAAAATACAACAATGAACAATTAA
- a CDS encoding pentapeptide repeat-containing protein, with amino-acid sequence MDAQEIVKRYAAGQRDFSRVSLIQVCLTNANLIGAHLTGAHLIKANLRGTNLTKAHLNQAKLNQANLADAEIVQACLIDAEMIDSDLSGADLREADLSGADLQGANLGGADLRGANLRGTNLEGADLRGADLTGVDLKETRLNRADLKGAYLEESELQEVELRRVQ; translated from the coding sequence ATGGATGCTCAAGAAATTGTAAAACGATACGCAGCAGGACAAAGAGATTTTAGTCGAGTCAGTCTCATTCAAGTATGTCTAACTAATGCCAATCTAATTGGAGCGCATTTAACTGGAGCGCACCTGATTAAAGCGAACCTACGAGGAACAAACTTAACTAAAGCACATCTGAATCAAGCGAAGCTGAATCAAGCTAATCTGGCTGATGCAGAAATAGTTCAAGCTTGCCTAATTGATGCTGAAATGATCGACTCTGATTTAAGTGGAGCAGATTTGAGAGAAGCTGACTTGAGTGGAGCAGATTTACAAGGAGCTAATTTAGGAGGAGCAGATTTACGAGGCGCAAATTTACGAGGGACTAATTTAGAAGGAGCAGACTTACGAGGGGCTGATTTAACAGGAGTCGATCTCAAAGAAACTAGATTAAATAGAGCCGACTTAAAGGGAGCTTATTTGGAAGAGTCAGAACTTCAGGAAGTTGAATTAAGAAGAGTTCAATGA
- the petN gene encoding cytochrome b6-f complex subunit PetN, whose product MDILTLGWVSLLACFTWSIAMVVWGRNGF is encoded by the coding sequence ATGGATATTTTGACATTAGGTTGGGTTAGCCTACTTGCTTGCTTTACTTGGTCTATTGCAATGGTCGTTTGGGGTCGTAACGGATTCTAA
- a CDS encoding P-II family nitrogen regulator has protein sequence MSTSFHQGTMVTIICEAVLQDRLIKLLQTLDVSGYTIIPAQGAGSHGKRMGDLAGYNTNIEVKTIVPPEISDQLLEELKPFQGTHALIAFRQNVEGLFD, from the coding sequence ATGTCTACTTCTTTTCACCAGGGTACTATGGTCACTATTATCTGTGAAGCAGTTTTACAAGACCGTTTGATTAAGTTACTACAAACATTAGATGTCTCTGGTTACACCATTATTCCAGCCCAGGGTGCAGGTAGTCATGGTAAACGGATGGGAGATCTGGCTGGCTATAACACCAATATTGAAGTCAAAACTATCGTTCCGCCAGAAATATCTGACCAATTGCTCGAAGAGCTAAAGCCATTTCAGGGAACTCATGCCTTGATTGCCTTTCGACAAAATGTAGAAGGTTTGTTTGATTAG
- a CDS encoding 16S rRNA (uracil(1498)-N(3))-methyltransferase, whose amino-acid sequence MVYRIVITPEQKQDDRVVLNPSQQHYLQRVLRMNNGDLIIVMNGRGLSWLAQLEGNLAHILEPITTSTELPLPITLITALPKGSGYEDIVRCCTELGVNTFIPVISDRTILKPSPNKVERWRKIATEAAEQSERQVVPQITNPIKFTQAIKQTINQESDRYICVARGDLPTLWSCLTQVPEREIILATGCEGGWSPQEIEKAIQQGFQPVSLGNRILRAITAPMVAVTIVTVRLN is encoded by the coding sequence TTGGTTTACCGCATAGTTATTACTCCTGAACAAAAACAAGACGATCGCGTCGTTCTTAATCCTTCACAACAGCATTATTTACAAAGAGTTTTAAGAATGAATAATGGCGATCTCATTATTGTGATGAATGGTCGGGGTCTATCTTGGTTGGCTCAATTAGAGGGCAATCTAGCTCACATTCTTGAACCAATTACTACTTCAACTGAATTACCTTTACCTATAACCTTAATTACTGCTTTACCTAAAGGCAGTGGTTATGAAGATATAGTTCGCTGCTGTACCGAATTAGGAGTTAATACCTTTATTCCTGTAATTAGCGACCGCACTATCTTAAAACCTAGTCCCAATAAAGTCGAACGTTGGCGCAAAATTGCCACCGAAGCAGCTGAACAATCGGAAAGACAAGTAGTTCCGCAGATTACTAATCCGATTAAATTTACTCAAGCGATTAAGCAAACAATTAATCAGGAAAGCGATCGCTATATTTGTGTGGCTCGTGGCGATTTACCTACTTTATGGAGTTGTCTAACTCAAGTCCCAGAACGAGAAATTATTCTTGCAACGGGTTGTGAAGGAGGCTGGAGTCCCCAGGAAATAGAAAAGGCAATTCAACAGGGATTTCAACCAGTTTCTCTAGGAAATCGTATTTTAAGAGCTATTACTGCACCGATGGTTGCGGTAACGATAGTGACTGTCAGACTCAATTAA